DNA from Yamadazyma tenuis chromosome 5, complete sequence:
CACTGCCGTTCTCGTCCGGTAGTGGTTGAAAATATTGAGATAACAGCCGCTTGATTTTCGCACCAGGAAAAACGAAGGCGATTAACTCGTTGAACTACCATGAAACTTATGACATACAAGGAGTTACTCCCTGTTGGAACGGGGTTGATCATATTCGCTACTGggtttggacttggtgcTGTCTATAGTAATTTGCCATATGACTATGCCACTTTGTGGAGCTCTCCAGCAGATAGTACGGCTGCTTTCCAAGCATCTTTTGATCACTATTTGAGATGGGCCAATGTTCCAGCTAGAGTGCATTACATGTTACactttgtgtttgtgattGGTTTGGTTGGAtgtttgatcaagattTTCAAGCCCACTGAAGATACCAAGTATTTTGAGTATGGAACCATGGGGATGCTTTTGTTGTCGATTGTGATATATTTGAGCAACTTGAGAACTGGAATCAACTCGTGTTTCCACAACCAGTGGGGTGAAGTCCCCATGGAAACCGGAATCAATGTTATTGCTGCATCCCAGTTCTTTATTGTGGTATTGCTTGTAGGTGTATTGGTCTTACAAGGAGGTTTGTACTATGCTGAATGGTATGATAAGCAGTTGAAAATTGAGTTTTATGAGCAGAACCCAGACTACAAGGAGGTAAACGGTCAACCCACCAAGGTGGACGAGTTGACTGCTGCTGGTAATGAGGAAGGTGAAGCTGTGGCTATCACCTCGGGTGCCGATGTGAAGAAGGAcaagaaagacaagaaagacaagaagaagaagaaacagtAGAGGCGAGTCTTTTAGTATGTACATCTAGGGCTGAATCAGATATTTCCCATTGTGTATAATATGAATCACGTTGTAGAATTCTTGAAACTGCCTCTCCACAAGAATCAATCAAAGTCGCACTTCGCATTGGCCAATAAAATTTTTGTCAATAGTAAACCAACGCAAATATGGGTGTAGCAGACAAAGTATACGGTGAATACCCAGTCTACTTTAAGCAACCAATCAGAGTATGTATAACTATTGAAGAGCACAAGGACCATCAGTGTTACAGTTTTGTGGAGTTCTTACTGTTTGAAGGCAACGACCTATCAAGGTGACATAAACAACACCATAATGCATATACATGTGAAGGAGTAGAAATGTAACAACAAATCCCAGCAATTTTAGATGTTTCACCAGTCAAAAGAAGTTAGACAGCACATGAATATCCATAGAAACATGAAATAGGATATGATCCAGATATTTAAGCTTTCACGTCAAGTATCGacatcatccacaaacctTAACAAGCTCGTCCTAACAGCTTTTGAAGACTGTCCCATAGAACCACCATATACTAACGCCCTGTAGTGGTTGAAATATCATGCACACACAAAACCACACTttttttggtcaattgcCTTTGGATTATCAGCTCCAGTATTATTGTTAGCCACTCCTATAAGAAGAAAGTACTTGTGGGCCGACCATGAACCAATTCCTCGCACCTATCCTTTGCCCAATAGACCAAGAGACAAAAACTTGTCGGGATACGATGATTAACCGCATATAGATAATACTACAAAACGTGCAGCTGAACCTGTAGAAACTTAAATAGCCCTCAACAGTTACCCACTTGGAGGAGTTATATGAGTTGAAGCAGACTTTTCATTCCTAGGTATCTACTTCTTACAACGTCTTCTTTCCCAAATACCAACTTCTCTACTACTTCTCAATCGCAAATCAGCCTAACAAAAAAGTCGCACAACCGagatgaaaatttttatCCACAGAAGCATGTTGCCAATAAATAGAATCGGACTCAGACTGTTCCATAACAGTGTCATCTGTCGCAACAGTCTCTTCGGAGAGTTCACCAAGAGAACAGATCCGGTGGCTGATTTCAAGCCGAAGGAGGTGACAGAAGTGGATTCTGAGTCAGATAAGAAGGTCAGACCAAAGGACGACCAAGACTTACAAGCATTCTACAGAAAGGAAATGGAACAGAAGCAAATCTCCGATGCCAAGTTCATCACCCCTTTAAAAAGAGAATTGTTCCAGCTCAACGTCGATAAGAACGggtttttcaagaaccaTGATATTGTCACCAAAGACAGTAAACCATACAAGATCTCCTTGACGGAAAAAGAGATAGACATATTAGAACCTACCATATTTTTGAAGTCCTTGAGACTCAAAGGatcgatgaagaaggccaCTATTGTCAACCGGTTTGTGCGGGGGTTAAATGTAAAAAATGCCATAAACCAATTACATTTCaatccaaagaaaatgtcTACcgaacttgaaaaattgttgaaacaaGGTTTGGAACAATCCCGTGAGTTGAACATGAATGAAGATAAACTCTATATTCAAAGTTTATGGGTGGGAAGTGATGGAGACTGGCAAAAACGATTGGATCCTAAAGGAAGAGGTAGAATGGGAATGATTCGTCATAGATACGTGCACTTGAAGTGCATTTTGAAGGGagatttgaccaaaaaACGGTTGGCATACGAGAGGCAGCTCAAAGATAGCTTTAAGAAGCCAAAGATGGGGTTGAATAATCAACCATTAAACTTCAGCAATGTTCCGTTCTATAAATGGTAGATTGGAAATGGTTGCAACCCGGACCGTCGCAACCGCGAGTGCAACCGCCACAGCCCCAGGTCTCGAACTTTAAAACAACACTGCTCTAATTACATACTCGTACGTACAACCACTGCGGGCAAACCTGTAAATATAAAATAAATGGTTTAGATGCAATTTTCGTTATAGTGCAAGtccaaaaaaaaattgatATTTAAGGAGACGACTCTGTCATTTATTTTATCCCTTTAATTTCACACAGTTTAAGAACTGCCATAAACAATTTTTAATTtaattccttcaagttaCAGAACAAGGGTGTATATTTCAAGCACCTCTTATCCCCTTTCTTAAGTGTTTTTTCAGGCCTTTGCATCATGGGATTACAGTATACCAACTTTTTTGAGGAGGAAGATTATGAGTCTAGTGACACCCAAATCATTGTCTGCGCTGAGTGCTCATGCCATTTGTGTTTATCCAGCTTGGTTATAAGCGACTCTTTCAGCAGCATCTCCGGCCAAGCATACTTTGTGGACAAGCTCATCAACATTTCGGCTGACAAGGAGATTGAAGAGACGCAAATGAGGACAGGGCTTTATTGGGTCAAGAAGATTAGATGCCACCAGTGTATGAATGTATTGGGGTGGAGCTACGTGAAGTCTGCCAGTTCTAGAGAGAGCTATAAGGTTGGGAAATttgtcattgaagatgCGTACATTCGGTTCATTGACAATAATTCATCtaccaagaacttgatagAGTTGACCAAACAAAACTACCGTAGACGTTTAAGTTCCAATTCCAccttggttgaagaagacgagttcaagtttggCGACTTGAAGTGCTTAAATCGGTTACGGTTGCAGAACgtcaaggagttggaaaatgAATCGGACGCCGATGTGTTGGTGGATTATTAGGCTGGCAATTGCACATATATATACTTTTAGAGAATGGCCACAAGGAGGGTTTTTTGGGTATGGATGACCTGTTGGCACGGTTAGGGATATGGATAACCAGATGGCATGGATGCCGGGTTTGGTAGGACTAGTTAATAGGTTAATAAATAAATTAGAAAAATGTTGAGTAGTGTAGAACAAATTTAGACCAGGGCTTTGGTAGCGGAACCTTTATGAGACAGGGCTGGTACCGAGAAGCGAGTAGGGGTGACGTGGTTGTGAGGACATTGAGCTCCCCATCACAAACACGACTACGTGGAACacgacttgttgaacacgACCATCGCTTGAgggtggctgcaaatggAGGTTGCAGCCGCGCGCATCGCAACACTTTTATGGGAATGTCTATTGTTGTACTATACACGGGATCATTTAGTTTTGACTTATCGCCACTAGATTAGCCACTCTTGGGAGTCATCTTGGAGTATATGAGTACATAAGCTGATGGGTCGTTCAATGCTTGGATTTCGCTGATCTTATTAATGTATTCATCGTCGTAGGTGTACCACGATTTATCTGGTTGTAAGCAGTGGGAAATGTAATGTCCCGAACTTAAACTACGTCCTTCGTGACTGATAATGGAAATCAACTGGTACACTGTGGGggatttcttggtggtatAATCGGTCATATCCAAGTAGTTCGAGTACTTCATCAGTTGCTTGACTTTCATGGATTGACTGCCATTAAACTTAAACCGCTTTAGATGCACCGTCAAATATTCGGGAGCAATATCCACCGTACTGTGCTTGAGGGCATTAGTATTGAGACGGCACTTTTCACAGAAATACCCCGACTCTTTGTCTTGGTTGTCAGTTTTGATGAGCTCTTGGCTGAAAAAGTCCTTGAGCGATCGGGAGATGGAGTATTTCAGTTGTTTCCGCTTCTTAAACCCTAGTGACAAGTCATAGAACTCCTGCTTTGTAGTGCTCTTATTGTGGCATCTTTCACATACGACTGTTTGGTTTAATAATCCCCCAAATATATCGTAGATAAtggacttgttcaatttgactCCTTTGGGAGTGGAATCCTCCTGTAAACGAGACATCAAACTCATGAAATATTCGTGGCTATCTTCTTGTTGCCATTCAGACATCATGCAGTTGATATCCCCCAATCTGTTGATGACTCGCTTGGGGTGAAtatacttcttcttgttatTATCGAGGTTCCACAATCGGTGGGCCAATTCAGCCAATACGTGTGTCACCGACTTCACCGGTAATGTCTTATTGTGACGGTCTGAGTGCACTTCCGCGAGgtagttggtgatggcaGGAATATGAACCATCGATTGAATAGCCGTATTCATATAGCAGGTAACTCCTTGATTAAGAAGTCCCAATGGTTTCCGATTAGTGTACAGTTTGACAAAACTTTTATTAATTCGACGAGACCCGTTACTGCCTCTATCACGAGGGAATTCGTTGAAGTCATAGAACCCAGATGTGTCGATGGCACTGGATTCGGGTTCTGCTTGGGATGACGATGAGCTTGGACTTGCACCGGTAGCAGAAGCAGGTACATCGATTTCGAGCTCGCCCGGTTCGCCTGGATCCTTCACATCTTGTTCGAGGTCATCACGTAAAACGGCCTTGAGGGTATCCAAGTCTTCAGGGTCTGAAGGTGATTCAGCCGAAGGGGATTCAGAAGGCGAAATGTTTTGAGAAGCGTTATAGTCTGAGTCTGACGAGCTGCTGTTGTACTCGTGGGCGGACTCGAATACATCGGACGAAGAGGGAGACGGAGACGGTATGGCGGTGTTTGTTTCGTGGTCAGGAAAGTCAGTACCTTGTTTAGAATTGGAATCGGCTATTTGGGGTGTAACAGCGATTTCTTCTCCTAGGTCTTCATCGCTGTCGGCCAAGGCTGCCACCTTTCGGCGCTTTGTATTGCTGGTGCCGTACTGGCGCCCAGTGTAGGCCTGTAAAGCTTCTGCCATAGAAACCGGTCTCTTTTTCGTAGGCTTTGCTTTCTCAGCGGACGAAGTTGATATGCCGGAGTTTTTGTTTATTTCAGGGTCAGCTGATTCAGGTTTGGTATTGGGGTTACTCAACACGACGATTTTACTTGAATGGACTTCATTTACGGTTTCGAGCGAGTTGTTTTGGATGAATTTTAATGGGTTCATCAAAATGCGATCGATGATGGGACTGAtagttttcttcttcatggAGGCAGGTCAAAACGGGGGGAAGCGCGGGAGAAAACGGGAGATACAAGGGCCGAGGGGGAGAATAGGGAAAATGTGTCGACACGTGACGTGGGGGCTGGTAGCAAAACGAGGGCGATGGGATGAGATTTTTGGGCCCTTTGGTGTTTTGCAGTTTTTAGTGGGAAGGAAGTCTGCGCGAAAATTTGATGGATGTTATCGCGAATGTCGTATGGGTTGGGGAGTGGGAAAGGGTGTCGTGGTATGTCGCGTTCACTACACTATCTCTACAAACTAATGCAAAAAATACTTCATTATCGGGTTAATTGAAAAGCTTTCGttggatatcttgaacaatCAATTCCCTCACCTCATGTGTTCCCAAGCGATTACACCCATCAGCTAATAAAGCCAAATCCTTGTTACCAGCAATACGTCGACGAAACTTCCTAGGTTTTGTATAGATGCTGGCCTCATCATTGGAAGTATCGTCGTCTAGGTCGTCATAGTTGACATCGACGGAGCTGAGCACATCATCTTCCATCATATCATCTTCAGGTATGGTTGATGGAGGAGGAACAGGACTGGTAATTCGATGTTTGCTGGCGGCATTATAGGGATTAAGGTGGTTGGAAGCTTCGGCCTCGGCCAGTTTCACAAAGAGTCCGTTGAACTGCGTCGCGAGTCTTCGATGGCTATTCATTTGCGATGTGATCTTCTCTGTACCCTCACCTTCCATAGACATACGTCCTTCATGACCCGCATGACATACGAGACGGGTGGCCTTAGTTATGGCGTCCATCTTGCTGGCCTCATGCGACTCAGCAACCTCGGgtttcaccaccaactcttGGACCCATGTTTCCTTGTTCATGAATCTCACAAGCTCTTCATCAGCGGTGGTGCGGTAGATTTCAATATCCAACGAGTAGTACAGGTCAGCATGATTACCAAAACGGGCTCTTTTCTCGGTCGTCACACCTGACGGGTCGGTCTTGAAGTCATCCGGATACGTTCTAAATGCTCCGAGTTCTATTTTACCTTGCTTGATACTTTTGAACGGGTCAATCACAATCGCAAGATAAGGATCCTGAATCTGATTCAAACTCTGGGTCGATACGTCAATCCCACTGAGCCAGCAACCATACCCGGGGTGTGAATGGTACCATCCCACAATATTCTCATTGGGACGTAGTTTATTATTGAGTTGGAGGTACAGAACCATATACTCATATCCCTCGAGCTGAGCATTAACACGAGTTTCAGTGCCTTCAACAGGAATGGCGTAGACATCCGTCACAATGATACATCCCGCATGGATTTTCCCTATAAGCAGACCCATGATTTCGATGTCTCCGCCTAGAGCGGCATGTTGTGCCATTTTAAATACTGCTAGGGTGGAGATGGCGGTTTTGGTAAAGTATTTGGGGTCTTTTTTCCAGGGCCTTTTAGCCATAGCCTTGGAGTCTCCGGCAACCGAGTGGTAGAAGTCACCGTCAGCGACACTCACAGACGAGGAGGTATCCACCTTGAAGTACTTGCTGAGTTCCTGAAGGTGTGTCATTGGGGTTAGAGTTGGTCGCGCAGTTTTGATGCTGCAAAAGTGCGCGCCAAGTCAATACCGCTGGTCTACTACAAGATTCGTTCACATTATAAATTTCTCTATTTCTTTCCTAACTCAGTCACGTGGATCTGGTCCACTCCATCACTCtcaatatcaccaataCTTCCCAACCtgtcttcttcaaataaCCGGGAAAGCTCCTCCAAAGTAAGCCCCAAAGTCTCGGGAAACAAAAAGTACACCAAGGTCAACCACACCAAATTGAGACACATGTAGAAAATATAGTATTTCCATGTGATCTTAGCAAGTGCAATAGGGTTGACATAcatgttgatgatcaaAGCCACCTGtcccaccaagttcttccaTGCGAGCCCCTTGGCTCTAATACTAAATGGTAACAACTCGGTGGTGTATGAGTACAACAACGGGTTACAGGCGATGTTGTAGGAGAAATCATAGAGAAATAACATCACAATCACTCCATATGCCACATTAACACTGTTGGTTTTAGCATACTCGGCCGTCAAAGCGGTGAAAGGAATGTTAACCACGATCATTCCAATGATCGAGAGCATCCACATAGGTCTTCTTCCAACCCTAGCAGAAACATAGGCTCCAAGTACTGAAGACACAAGGTTCATGACATTCAAACCGGTGTTAATCCCCGTTTGTTTTGAGGGATTGTTGATTCCtaccaactccaaaatGGAGGTGAAGTAAAAGGTGATGATGGACTGGCCCGACCACAAAGCCATCAATGTCATGATGGTAATCACCATAAATCTCTTTCTGTGGGGCTTGTGCAGTAAAATTTGCTTGTAGGACTGAGTGTCTTTTGAGTTCAAAATAGCCACCTCGATATCATCGACTTCCTTAAGCACCAAGGGATCATTCAAGTCTCCATTGGAATGatacttggccaaggttGCAAGAGCCTGCTCTTTCTTCCCCCGGACAATGAGGTAAGATGGCGATTCGGGCATAAAAATTGTGAAGGGAATACAAACCAATGGGAACACTCCTTGGATAAAACTGGGGATTCTCCACCCCATGGAGTTGGTGACCGACATGTGAGTAGTTCCGAACGCAGTGGCAGCACACACGATACTTCCCACGTACCAGAAGGGATTGAAAAGTGATACCAAAGTTCCTTTCATTCTTGGGTGTGCTAACTCAAAAAGCATTGCTGGTCCTGAGTTGGTTATGGAGGCAATTCCTACCCCCATAATGAACCGGGCACACAAGTATTGGGCGTATGTGTACGAAGAAGCTTGAATGGCAGCACCAATAACGGTGAGAACCTGTCCCAAGAGTAAGCCCAATTTTCTACCAAACCTGTCAGCAAACATACCACATGGAATCGAACCAGCCAAACATCCCATGAAATAAATAGAGGTGATAATTCCGAGCTGGGAAGAATCAGGGTTTCCAAGCATAGTTTTCCAGCTTGCAAATGCTTGCAAATTGGAAGTGTTGGAAGCGTCAAACCCAGTACATATCTGAGAGAAGAACACCACGAAGATCCAAACCTGAAGTTTTCTGAGACCTGGATCTTTATACCATATTGGAGCGGTGTTGTTTGGAAGGGTGAGAATCTCGTCGATGTGACCGGAGGTGGACTTTCTGGCTTCTTTGTTAATTTTGAACATCTTTAATTAGAAGTTCATTATATGTGCCAATTATGCATCCTTTATATATCAAATGGCAGATCTTATCGCAGCTTCCTCCCAAAACGGAAGTCGCACAATAAAGTAGCCGGGTGCAAACTGCGGATTTTCAAGCCAGGAAATTTAACAAGATAACAATCAAATTGACAACTGCATATACTAAACAAGATAACACACTAATACGGAACAACTCCGGCGAGTTTAAGTAACTTCTCGGTGAGTATGGGCTTAACTCTGGGTTCGTCACGATCTCTAGGATCTCTGGTACCGTCTTCAAGAAGAGTGTGCGGAGGTCTTCTTATGATGTTGTCATGAGGCCAATGGGTGGTAGCAGACCACGTTTCAAAACACTTCTTTTTTTCATCCAAAGTCTCATCCGTAGCAAAAAAGTATGGGCTGTAGGAAGCATAAACCACGGTTCTAATCTCTGAGCTGGTTTGTTTTGGTTCCATACCCCAGTGAATAGTACGAGAATCCCATAAAATAAGATCTCCTGGTTCACAACAGGTCTTGATCTCTTCACATCCACGGTCGATGAACCATTGAAGCTGTTCATCAGTGAATATGTAACGGTCAACTGGGTCCCAAGTAGACTTGTCGATTTGAGTATCAAAGAACTCTCTGAATAATTTGTGAGATCCTCTGTAGACGACAAGACCACCATCCTCAGGACCGTGATTACTTAAAGCAAGCACTCCTTGGACACACTGGAGCCCATCCTTTAAAGGAGACTGGTCAACGTGTTGCCATTTACCTCTTGTGGGCTTGTCCTTCCGACCAGGAAAACTTATGTTTAAACTATCAAACGAAACCAAAAGCTTGTCAGTACCATAGATCTTTGCAAAGGGGTTTATTACACCATCTTCTTGTCTAATATCCCACATGAATTTTTCATGGGGGACACGGTATCCAGTGAAGGTGTTGATCTTACTTTGAACTGgaatgtttttgttgatccAAGTTTCGGGATTCTTGATGTCCAATTCCGTACCAAAAGAAGTGATCCAGTCGAAGGCTTCATTTTGGTACACCTTGGCTTTCTCTTTGGTTAACGCTCCTTTGACAACTGCAAATCCGTCATTGA
Protein-coding regions in this window:
- the CSH3 gene encoding Protein csh3 (COG:U; EggNog:ENOG503P2BZ), whose translation is MKLMTYKELLPVGTGLIIFATGFGLGAVYSNLPYDYATLWSSPADSTAAFQASFDHYLRWANVPARVHYMLHFVFVIGLVGCLIKIFKPTEDTKYFEYGTMGMLLLSIVIYLSNLRTGINSCFHNQWGEVPMETGINVIAASQFFIVVLLVGVLVLQGGLYYAEWYDKQLKIEFYEQNPDYKEVNGQPTKVDELTAAGNEEGEAVAITSGADVKKDKKDKKDKKKKKQ
- the N19M gene encoding n19m, NADH-ubiquinone oxidoreductase 9.5 kDa subunit (EggNog:ENOG503P6WN; COG:S) — its product is MGVADKVYGEYPVYFKQPIRWLKYHAHTKPHFFWSIAFGLSAPVLLLATPIRRKYLWADHEPIPRTYPLPNRPRDKNLSGYDD
- the mrpl22 gene encoding mitochondrial 54S ribosomal protein uL22m (EggNog:ENOG503NWGE; BUSCO:EOG09264LC7; COG:J) gives rise to the protein MLPINRIGLRSFHNSVICRNSLFGEFTKRTDPVADFKPKEVTEVDSESDKKVRPKDDQDLQAFYRKEMEQKQISDAKFITPLKRELFQLNVDKNGFFKNHDIVTKDSKPYKISLTEKEIDILEPTIFLKSLRLKGSMKKATIVNRFVRGLNVKNAINQLHFNPKKMSTELEKLLKQGLEQSRELNMNEDKLYIQSLWVGSDGDWQKRLDPKGRGRMGMIRHRYVHLKCILKGDLTKKRLAYERQLKDSFKKPKMGLNNQPLNFSNVPFYKW
- a CDS encoding uncharacterized protein (EggNog:ENOG503P72C; COG:S), with translation MGLQYTNFFEEEDYESSDTQIIVCAECSCHLCLSSLVISDSFSSISGQAYFVDKLINISADKEIEETQMRTGLYWVKKIRCHQCMNVLGWSYVKSASSRESYKVGKFVIEDAYIRFIDNNSSTKNLIELTKQNYRRRLSSNSTLVEEDEFKFGDLKCLNRLRLQNVKELENESDADVLVDY
- a CDS encoding ubiquitin carboxyl-terminal hydrolase (EggNog:ENOG503Q3MD; MEROPS:MER0002652; COG:O) gives rise to the protein MKKKTISPIIDRILMNPLKFIQNNSLETVNEVHSSKIVVLSNPNTKPESADPEINKNSGISTSSAEKAKPTKKRPVSMAEALQAYTGRQYGTSNTKRRKVAALADSDEDLGEEIAVTPQIADSNSKQGTDFPDHETNTAIPSPSPSSSDVFESAHEYNSSSSDSDYNASQNISPSESPSAESPSDPEDLDTLKAVLRDDLEQDVKDPGEPGELEIDVPASATGASPSSSSSQAEPESSAIDTSGFYDFNEFPRDRGSNGSRRINKSFVKSYTNRKPLGLLNQGVTCYMNTAIQSMVHIPAITNYLAEVHSDRHNKTLPVKSVTHVLAELAHRLWNLDNNKKKYIHPKRVINRLGDINCMMSEWQQEDSHEYFMSLMSRLQEDSTPKGVKLNKSIIYDIFGGLLNQTVVCERCHNKSTTKQEFYDLSLGFKKRKQSKYSISRSLKDFFSQELIKTDNQDKESGYFCEKCRLNTNALKHSTVDIAPEYLTVHLKRFKFNGSQSMKVKQSMKYSNYLDMTDYTTKKSPTVYQLISIISHEGRSLSSGHYISHCLQPDKSWYTYDDEYINKISEIQALNDPSAYVLIYSKMTPKSG
- the RRI1 gene encoding COP9 signalosome catalytic subunit rri1 (COG:O,T; EggNog:ENOG503NUK7; MEROPS:MER0022069; BUSCO:EOG09263RDD), with amino-acid sequence MTHLQELSKYFKVDTSSSVSVADGDFYHSVAGDSKAMAKRPWKKDPKYFTKTAISTLAVFKMAQHAALGGDIEIMGSLIGKIHAGCIIVTDVYAIPVEGTETRVNAQLEGYEYMVSYLQLNNKLRPNENIVGWYHSHPGYGCWLSGIDVSTQSLNQIQDPYLAIVIDPFKSIKQGKIELGAFRTYPDDFKTDPSGVTTEKRARFGNHADSYYSLDIEIYRTTADEELVRFMNKETWVQELVVKPEVAESHEASKMDAITKATRLVCHAGHEGRMSMEGEGTEKITSQMNSHRRLATQFNGLFVKSAEAEASNHLNPYNAASKHRITSPVPPPSTIPEDDMMEDDVLSSVDVNYDDLDDDTSNDEASIYTKPRKFRRRIAGNKDLALLADGCNRLGTHEVRELIVQDIQRKLFN
- a CDS encoding uncharacterized protein (EggNog:ENOG503NUYQ; COG:U) gives rise to the protein MFKINKEARKSTSGHIDEILTLPNNTAPIWYKDPGLRKLQVWIFVVFFSQICTGFDASNTSNLQAFASWKTMLGNPDSSQLGIITSIYFMGCLAGSIPCGMFADRFGRKLGLLLGQVLTVIGAAIQASSYTYAQYLCARFIMGVGIASITNSGPAMLFELAHPRMKGTLVSLFNPFWYVGSIVCAATAFGTTHMSVTNSMGWRIPSFIQGVFPLVCIPFTIFMPESPSYLIVRGKKEQALATLAKYHSNGDLNDPLVLKEVDDIEVAILNSKDTQSYKQILSHKPHRKRFMVITIMTLMALWSGQSIITFYFTSILELVGINNPSKQTGINTGLNVMNLVSSVLGAYVSARVGRRPMWMLSIIGMIVVNIPFTALTAEYAKTNSVNVAYGVIVMLFLYDFSYNIACNPLLYSYTTELLPFSIRAKGLAWKNLVGQVALIINMYVNPIALAKITWKYYIFYMCLNLVWLTLVYFLFPETLGLTLEELSRLFEEDRLGSIGDIESDGVDQIHVTELGKK
- a CDS encoding uncharacterized protein (COG:E; EggNog:ENOG503NZY0), giving the protein MAPSVDVQQMIVPKLPGETLLQTAKVPKEVFSNMEASFTSQTYGDWRDDLINDGFAVVKGALTKEKAKVYQNEAFDWITSFGTELDIKNPETWINKNIPVQSKINTFTGYRVPHEKFMWDIRQEDGVINPFAKIYGTDKLLVSFDSLNISFPGRKDKPTRGKWQHVDQSPLKDGLQCVQGVLALSNHGPEDGGLVVYRGSHKLFREFFDTQIDKSTWDPVDRYIFTDEQLQWFIDRGCEEIKTCCEPGDLILWDSRTIHWGMEPKQTSSEIRTVVYASYSPYFFATDETLDEKKKCFETWSATTHWPHDNIIRRPPHTLLEDGTRDPRDRDEPRVKPILTEKLLKLAGVVPY